AACCCGGTTGTCTGCTCTACACAACTTCCCGCCCATGATTGCGGACAGGGTGATACAGAGGATGGGGCACCGGTCAGGGCTAGGTCGCTGGCTTGACCTTGGCTTCTCCCTGCCTTAGTTTCCACTGGTGCGGTGGGACCGgtggcccagcactgccctgctgcccacggGCATGTGAGGTGCTGGGGTGCTGCAcgcagtaggggtggggggctctggagGAAAGCCTTCACGGCACTGGCTGCGGTGGCCCGGAGGCCCCCTGACCCCGGCGCTCTCTCCCCAGGACGCGCTGCGCAACTCGGGCGGCGACGGCATGGGGCAGATCTCCCTGGAGTTCTACCAGAAGAAGAAGTCACGCTGGCCCTTCTCAGACGAGTGCATCCCCTGGGAGGTGTGGACCATCAGGGTGAACGTGGTGAGCCTGGCCAACGAGCAGGAGCGCCAGATCTGCCGGGAGAAGGTGGGCGAGAAGCTGTGCGAGAAGGTCATCAACATCGTGGAAGTGATGAACCGCCACGAGTACCTGCCCAAGATGCCTACCCAGTCCGAGGTGGACAATGTCTTCGACACGGGCCTGAAGGACGTGCAGCCCTACCTGTACAAGATCTCCTACCAGATCACGGACTCCCTGGGCACCTCCGTCACCACCACCATGCGCCGCCTCATCAAGGACACACTGGCCCTGTAGGGCCCAGCCTGGGGAGCGCCTGCCCTTCCAGGCCTTCtgtccagctgctccagatggatGCTCCGGACTCGGCCTCTCTGCAACTTGTCCATCTGGGGTCGCCCAGAGCGCTCTGTGCCGCGTGCCGAGgcagctgctctcccctcccgCACCCTGGATGTCCTGCTGtgctgtggccccatccccatgctgcctgctcccctggggtcTGGCAGCTGCTAGGGGCAGGGGCCTCTTATGAAGTGCTgcgtgaacagatgttcaccgcCACGGAGGCAGCAGCGGTGCCCAAGGCTGGGACCATGAGGCAAACCCTCCACGGCCTGGGCCTCTATTCCTCCGCCTGGTGCGGAGAGGGTGCCCTGGGCACGCTGCCAGGCACTCGCATTCCTGTTTGGTGCCAGGGCTGCCACCTGTCTTCGTGTTCTGTAAAACAATAAATTTGTGTCCTGCTTCTCGTGCCGCCTCATCCTGGTAGGGAGAGACCCACGGGCTGTGcagagcagctgggagccctgcagcctggggcaggtgtctggctccccttcccctccagcacaGAG
This sequence is a window from Alligator mississippiensis isolate rAllMis1 chromosome 15, rAllMis1, whole genome shotgun sequence. Protein-coding genes within it:
- the ATG101 gene encoding autophagy-related protein 101 isoform X2 → MNCRSEVLEVSVEGRQIEEAMLAVLHTILLHRSTGKFHYKKEGTYSIGTVGTQDVDCDFIDFTYVRVSSEELDRALRKAVGEFKDALRNSGGDGMGQISLEFYQKKKSRWPFSDECIPWEVWTIRVNVVSLANEQERQICREKVGEKLCEKVINIVEVMNRHEYLPKMPTQSEVDNVFDTGLKDVQPYLYKISYQITDSLGTSVTTTMRRLIKDTLAL